In the Topomyia yanbarensis strain Yona2022 chromosome 3, ASM3024719v1, whole genome shotgun sequence genome, one interval contains:
- the LOC131690056 gene encoding uncharacterized protein LOC131690056, whose protein sequence is MTTDDYTIDDLAYFMICFNCTRCSPFLVYVGSNDRIEKYRPLNSGIHLYCTDCSPDPDHYAKIFPGEEKLFEENSILNDKELLRTLSSFKYYSPFHAQLSPQDRIIITEQTKLLRSYSEVVNKPSPSIKKLEKLMKLFPTVNRMRNIKFASGLDMCEAVKRRYSEICQSYMALSEPQNYNPCDMTITAVREQAPRIERQDQIIQHTPPVLSSIVEESSHSAEKPSSSDISISTDCSDGTNAFHLVNADVHRAQDSSSQESNGLVQISALSSDSSHEEGALGMYIKHESEFLDAASAQNSSTQPEFSSRSVVTVPGENVSSQSVLISQPMLAIDDNVEMSDAGSSNLDYQQPSTSGTSDVPFKKPRFILPTNPDPMTYRKTNPSCRFPRLKGG, encoded by the exons atgactACCGATGATTATACAATCGACGATTTAGCATACTTTATGATTTGTTTTAACTGTACAAGATGCTCGCCGTTCCTCGTATATGTTGGCTCTAACGATAGAATCGAAAAGTATCGTCCCTTAAACTCG GGCATTCATCTATATTGTACGGACTGTTCTCCGGACCCAGATCactatgcaaaaatatttccGGGTGAAGAAAAATTATTCGAGGAGAATAGTATACTGAACGACAAGGAGCTATTGAGAACGCTCAGTAGCTTCAAATATTATAGTCCATTCCATGCGCAATTGTCTCCGCAAGACCGAATCATCATTACCGAACAAACTAAATTGCTGCGCTCTTATTCCGAGGTTGTAAACAAACCCTCACCCAGCATTAAAAAGCTAGAAAAACTGATGAAGCTGTTTCCAACTGTAAATCGAATGCGTAATATCAAGTTTGCCAGTGGATTGGATATGTGTGAGGCCGTAAAGCGACGATATTCAGAGATATGTCAAAGCTACATGGCTCTCTCTGAGCCGCAGAATTATAATCCGTGCGATATGACTATCACAGCGGTAAGAGAGCAGGCTCCCCGCATCGAGCGGCAAGATCAAATTATTCAGCATACTCCGCCAGTCCTTTCGTCAATAGTAGAGGAATCTTCACACTCGGCGGAAAAACCTTCGTCTTCTGATATAAGTATCTCGACGGATTGCTCTGATGGAACGAATGCTTTTCATTTGGTTAACGCCGATGTTCATCGCGCTCAAGATA gCTCATCCCAAGAGAGCAATGGACTTGTGCAAATATCAGCGTTGTCATCAGATTCTTCACACGAGGAAGGAGCGTTAGGAATGTACATAAAGCACGAAAGCGAGTTTTTGGATGCAGCTTCTGCACAAAACTCCTCTACTCAACCGGAATTTTCTTCGCGTAGTGTTGTTACCGTTCCTGGAGAGAACGTAAGTTCTCAAAGTGTATTGATTTCTCAGCCTATGCTTGCCATTGATGATAACGTAGAAATGAGCGATGCTGGTTCGTCAAATCTGGACTATCAACAACCGAGCACCAGTGGCACTAGTGATGTACCATTCAAAAAACCCCGCTTCATCTTAC CAACCAATCCGGATCCCATGACATACCGCAAAACTAATCCATCATGTCGTTTCCCTCGCTTGAAGGGTGGATAG